In the Pedobacter cryoconitis genome, TTTAATATTAGAAGACAAAGTGTTTATCTGTCCGTCCTGAATAGGTTTGATACTGATATTATTCAGGGAGACGAGTTGACTCCATGGCCCGTTATGTTCCAAAAATGACTTCATTTTTGGCATGGCATAAACAGGTACTTGTTTAGCGTTCAGTGCTTCCCTGCCCAGATACATTAAACCAGTATAATGCCCAATATGTGCATGTGTAATAAAAATGCCGTCAGGAACTTCTTTGGTACTGAATCCTGAGGCTTTCCCAAGTGCTTTCAACTGAAAAGTAAAATCTGGAGTAGCATCAAATAACCAGTTTAATTTGTTCTCAGGGTCAATAACCCCAAGCGAGGAAACCATACGGGTTGGATCTGGATTAAGGAACAGCTCTTTACAACAAGCCTTCGTACAACCAATATGTGGTGATCCTCCATCCTGCACATTACCCAATACAATAATCGATGGGTTAACAATTTTTAATTTAGCTTGTGGATGGATGATAGACTGTCCGTTTGCCTGGATAAAAATCAATGAAAGTAGTACTATAGCAGCTGATATTTTCATAGTTTCGCCAAAGTAGATAAAAATAATTATTTAACCTATGTCACACAGAGTATACTTGTATAACACCAGTGAACCCGATGCGTATAATGCGCAAAGCATAGAAATGATGGAATGGGGGTATGAACTTTCTATTCTGCTTCACCCCTTGTTAGTCAGTGACGGTCGTATCATTGCAGACGGTAGCTTTGATGTCCATCTTAGTTTTAATCCAGAGGAACCAGAAGATAGCCCTGTTCTTTTTTACCACGCTGCGGCAGGTATAGAAAACTTCAAAAGGTTCTACAATTTCATCGAAAAGTATCAGGATGAATTAATTGATAATGTTGAAGCTTTTCGACTCGCTAAAGAGCGGCTCTTTACATACCTGGATGGCTTAGACCAGCCTTACTTCTTGCTCAATGCTTCTGATGTATTTAACATGAGCGAAGAAACACATGGCGATCAGGCACAGGAATGGTTGGAAAACATCAGATACAACAATGCAATTCTCACCAATGCGATGGATACTGATGATTTCACGCAGTTAAAGCTTTCCTTGTTCTCCGAGTTCACAGGCCAGGGTTTCAAAGATTTCAAAGCACTGTTGAATTACGAAGGATTTGATTATGGATGGGCCATGATTGACCATCCTGAACCCGAAGATGCCGGGATTTTCGAAGAAAATGGACTGAAAGGTTTAAAAGATGGGGATGGAAAAATTTTAATTGCTCCGGTTTATGAGCACATTTATGATTTTAGCTATGATGATATTGCTGTGGTCTCCACGGGCGGTCAGTTTGGCTATATAAACAAAAGTGGTCAGGAATTTATAAAGCCTCAGTTTGACGATGCTTTTGATTTTGAAGGAGATTATGCGGCTGTAGTCAAAGCAGACCAGTATGGCTTAATTGATAAAAATGGATTAATCGTTGTTGATTTTCAATACCAGGATCTGACAGATATACTTTCAGACGGCAGCTATTTCACGGCCAGGCTAAATGATAAATGGGGAGTGATTGATATCAAAAATACAATCCTCATTCCTTTTGAACATGAAGAGCCTATAACTTCGGATGATTACGGATCTACCTTTACAACTCCTGTTCCAGCTAAAGAGACAAAGTTCATCTATACTAACCGCTTTGTGTGGCTAACTGAGGGTGACCCGCATTTTGTGAACAGCTTTAATATTCCTGTGGAATCCTACCTCTATGAACTGATCAAAAGCGAGAACACAACAGAGAATTTATTATACAATGATCAGGCACAACTGCTCATCAGCGGTTATGAGAAGATAAAAGAGAACCTCTACACCATTTTCATCCTTAAAAAGCAGAAAAAACAAGGTTTAATAAATTACAAAGGAGAACTGCTACTTGATTTTATATATGATAAAATTGAAAAACTTGACTTGGTTTTAAATGAACCAAGTCAAGTTTTATATCCGGCTATACCTGATGAAGCGAAAGATGAATATTGCACATTTCTAAAAATCAAGAAAGGTAAGAAATATGGAATTTATCTTTCAGTGGGTAATTTTAATCAGCAAATCACAGAAATCTGCTACGACCAGATTGATGTCTTGAATCAGACTACCCTTGCTGTTCAGCAAAATGGTTTATGGGGTATGATCAATCCATTCGGAAAATCTCAATCACCTGTTATTTATGACTTTATCATCAGTAGCAATGATCACGAAGATTCTTGTTATGCTTATAAAGACAATAAAGTTTACTTGATTCATCAAGAGAAGATCACTGATGCTGACCCGCAAATATTGCAGGATTATATTGATTCAAATAGTGAATATGGCTATTATTATTTCAATGCAGATCAGGCCACGCAGCTTCAAGCCTTCATCAATAAAGATCTTCCTCCGGGAGATTCGCTTTATAAACAGGCAAAAACATTGCTGGCAACAGCAAAAAAAGCGGATATAGCAAAAGCTGTCAAACTTTTTCAGGAGGCCGTAGCACTGAATCATGCGTATTCAATGAATGATCTGGCTCTTATTTATGAAGATGCAGATGATCTTTATCCGGAATATAAAAACGAAGAAGCATCCTTTCAATTATTTCTGGGTTCAGCAAAAGCAGGTTCTGTCGTCGGAATGTACAACACAGGTCTTTGTTATTCGGCTGGTATGGGAATTCCGCCAGATGAGTTGCAAATGTGCTATTGGTATACAAAGGCCTTTGAGGCAGGTTATCAACCAGCAGCTTTTAAGCTCGGAACCTATTACTATGACCTTATGCCAAGAAGCCCTGAAAATTACGAACTGGCTTTAAAGTATTATTTGATAGCAGAAAAAGAAGGTGAAAGCGTAGCTGTTGAATTAGGCTGGCTATATAACCATCTTGGCAACACCGTTAAGGCATTGTCTTATTTAGTCAAAGCAGCTGCCGATAATGAAAGTTACGCGCATTGGCAACTCGGTACTTATGCACAAGATGGAATAGAGATGAAAGTCAATATCCCCCTGGCCATTGACCGCTATAAAAAAGCAGCAGAATTAGGTTATGAAGAGGCTAACCTGAATTTATATGAAGTTTACACCTATGTACCTGGTTTTGAAAACAAGGTTCTGGCAGAAGAATATAGCAGAAAATTAAAAGCCTCAGGATTTGAAATCCCGGTCGCGAAACAAACCCTTCTGGATAAATTTATCAATATCTTCAAAGGTAAAAAGTAACAGGTTAAAAATGGTTATCCTCCAAACGACGATAACCATTTCCATATTATTATTAACTCAATGCCTGCTCAATATCAGCAATAATATCATTGATATGTTCCAATCCGATAGAAAGGCGGACAGTTCCCTGCTCGATACCCACCTGCAATCTTTCTTCTTCAGTCAGTTTCGCATGCGTACTTGTTGCCGGATGTGTAGCAATAGAACGGGTATCACCAAGGTTCGCTGAAATAGAAAACATTTTCAGTTTATCCATAAAACTACCAGCTGCTTTGACACCGCCATTGATAGTCAAGGTCACAATACCACCACCCAATTTCATTTGCTTTTTAGCAATATCATACTGCGGGTGCGAAGGTAAAAACGGATATCTAACCTGTTTAACTTTAGCATGTGCTTCTAAAAATTCAGCTACTTTTAAAGCACTTTCACAATGTCTGTCCATACGCACAGCCAGTGTTTCTAAACTCTTAGACAAGATCCAGGCATTAAACGGTGACATTGCTGGTCCGCTATGTCTCGCGAAACCTTCAATTTGTCTGATCAATTTATCAGAACCTAAAATCACACCACCTAAAGTACGCCCCTGTCCATCAATAAATTTCGTCGCAGAGTGTATAGAAATATCAGCACCATATTTTAGTGGCTGCTGTAAATAAGGAGTTGCAAAACAGTTATCAACGATCAATAATATACCATGTTTCTTAGCCAGCTGACCAATCCACTCTAAATCGATAATATCAATTCCAGGATTAGAAGGTGTTTCAACAAAAATTACTTTAGTATTTGCCTGAATACCATTTTCCCACTGTTCTTTTTTATCCAGGTCAGCATAAGTATAGGAAATATTCCATTTAGGAAAAATCCCGTTCAGCAACTGGTGAGAAGAACCGAAAACAGAACGGCTTGATAAAATATGATCCCCTGCACTCAGAAACGTAGCAAATGTGGTAAAAATAGCAGCCATCCCTGTCGCAGTTACCCAACCTGTTTCTGCCCCTTCCAGCGCTGCCATCTTTTCAATCAGCTCTGAAGTATTCGGATTGGCATAACGACTGTAAACATTTCCTTCTTTTTCATTTGCAAACAATGCCCGCATCTCTTCGGAATCATCAAACTTATAACTTGAAGTTAAGTAAAGGGGTACTGAATGTTCTTTATACTGGCTGCGCTCAGTTTGCAAACGGATGGCCAGGGTTTCAAAATTATCTTCTTGCATGATATTAATTATGGATAGTATATGAAAAGTTGATGGTCGCTGAACGGCCTAAAATATTTGAAACCGAACAGTATTTATCAAAAGTCAGCGCTAAAGCTCTTTCTACCTTTTGTTCGTTCAGGTTTCCGTAAAGATCAAAATGGATATCGATTACCTCAAATATCGGAGGGACTTCTTCATCCTTACGTGTGGCATTTATTTTAATTTTAATATCGTTTAATGGCTCTTTCTGTTTAGTCAGTACATTCACCACATCAATCCCGCTGCATCCACCCAGGCCAACCAGTAACATTTCCATAGGCCTGAAACCTTTACCTTCACCACCTATCTTAGGGTTTGCATCCAGTTCGACAGTTTTTCCTCCCGAATTTTCGGCTTCAAAATTGAATAGACCGCTCTTACGTATTAAGTTGATTTCCATTGCTCGCTAAATATTATAAAACACTTTATTATCTTTTTCCAGTTGCGGTAATGTTACTGCCTCCTCAAATATCGCAAATACACTTGAACCACTGCCACTCATGAGTGCAAATGTAGCACCCGCAAGATAAAGCTGCTCTTTTATTTGAGAAATTTCAGGGTATTTGGAGAAAACGGATTGCTCAAAATCATTTTTCAGTGATTTCTTCCATTCACTGACAGGCAGTTGGATCAATTCTTTTAATCCTGTTTCCGGAAAAGCAGGTTGTAATGTACCGAATGCTGCTGCTGTAGAAACGTGTACCGCAGGCTTAACCAAAACCATAAAGTATCCGGACAAATCTATGTTTACAGGTGAAAACTGATCTCCTTTACCTGTTGCAAATACGGGTTCATTTTTGATAAAGAAAGGACAATCCGCACCGAGTTCCCCTGCATAATCTTCCATCACCTGAGCTGTCAAACCCAGTTTAAACTTCGCATTCAACAATTTAATCAGAAAAGCAGCATCAGCTGACCCCCCTCCCAAACCAGCACCCACGGGAATATTCTTTAACAAAGTGATCTGCTGGGCTGGTATATCAAAATTTTTCTGAATCAGATTAAATGCGCTCAAACAAATATTATCTGTCATTTCCCCGGGAATATCAATCCCCCTGATCTGACAGGAAACCTCCGCAGCATCAGTAATTTCTACTACATCATATAGCTTTACCGGGTAAAAAACTGTTTCCAGGTTATGGTATCCGTCAGCTCTTTTCTCAATAACATTTAAGCCGAGATTTATTTTAGCATTGGCAAATGCGAGCATTAGCGTGTTTTTAAAGGTATGGATCACAAACTTACAAAAGGAAGGAATATTCTGCCCTATTATATTCGCCTATTTTTTACATTATTTGTTTTAGTTTTGTATTTTAAGCGAAATTATCCTCCAACATGAAACAATATCTGGACTTAATGCAATACGTGCTGGACCATGGGGCACAGAAACACGACCGGACGGGAACAGGGACCATCAGTACATTTGGCTATCAGATGCGTTTTAACCTTCAGGAAGGTTTTCCTATGGTGACCACAAAAAAATTACACCTTAAATCAATCATCCACGAACTGATCTGGTTTTTAAAAGGGGATACCAATATCAAATACCTCAAAGACAACAATGTCAAAATATGGGATGAATGGGCAGATGAGAACGGCAATTTAGGGCCGGTTTATGGTTCGCAATGGCGGTCATGGCCAACACCAGACGGCAGGCTTATCGATCAGATCAGCAATATCATCCATACCCTCAAAACAAATCCGGATTCAAGAAGAATTATTGTTTCCGCATGGAATGTAGCTGATATTGACCAGATGGCTCTTCCTCCTTGTCATGCGCTCTTTCAATTTTATGTGGCCGACGGCAAATTAAGCTGTCAGCTTTATCAGCGCAGCGCAGATATATTTTTAGGTGTACCTTTCAATATAGCTTCTTATGCCCTTTTAACGATGATGGTCGCACAGGTATGCAATCTTGAATATGGTGAATTCATCCACACCCTGGGTGATGCACATTTATATAATAATCATATTGAACAGGCAAAACTGCAATTAAGCAGGGATACCAAAACTTTACCTGTCATGGAAATCAACCCGGAAGTCAAAGACATTTTCAGTTTCAGGTTTGAAGACTTCAACCTGAAAAACTACGAACCACACCCGCACATTAAAGGAGCTGTTGCCGTATGATCGTCTCAATCATTGTTGCCATTGCTGAAAATAATGGAATAGGAAAGAATAATCAACTGTTATGGCACCTGCCAGGTGATCTGAAACATTTTAAGGATACCACCAGCGGTCATACAGTGATCATGGGCCGCAAAACATTCGATTCGGTAGGGAAACCGCTTCCCAAACGCCGTAACCTGGTAATTACCCGCACTGCCGGTCTGGAAATACCAGGGGTAGAAGTAGTGAATACACTGGAAGAGGCTATAGCGCTTTGCGATCCTGATGAAGAAGTGTTTATTGTAGGCGGGGCACAGATTTATAAGATGGCAATGGATATCACCGATAAAATCTATCTGACGGTTGTTAAAGGCCATTTTGATGCAGATACATTTTTCCCGGCCATAGACCCGGATAACTGGAAAGAGGAAAGCAGCAACAGCTACGGGCCGGACGAAAAAAACAACATTGGTTATACAATTTCAACCCTTGTTCGAAAATAGTTCCCAAACCTCAATAAATATTATATAAGGCTGACTATTAATTAAAAAATTAATTAGATTTGCCGACTTGTTGAAAAAAATATACAGCATAGACAAATAATTACAAACAAAAATGCAAGGTAAAGGTTTCATTAAATTTATGGCAATACTATTAGGTATTGTCTGCGTGTATTCCCTCTCGTTCAATTTCGTTACGTCGAAGGTAGAAAAAGACGCTAAAGCGTATGCTAAAGGCGATCTGACTAAGGAAAAAGCTTATTTGGACTCCATGTCAACCGTCCCGGTTTATCCAATATTCGGATTTGACTATCAGTTCTGTAAAGGGAAAGAAATCAATTTAGGTCTTGACCTTAAAGGTGGTATGAACGTAACGATGGAAATATCGTTAGGAGAGTTAGTAAAATCTTTAGCTAATCACACAGATGATGCTAATTTTAACAAAGCACTCGCTACTGCCCAAACTCAGCTGAATGCTGGTGGTAAAGATTTCATCAGTTTGTTTGTCAATGAATTTGAAAAAATCAGCCCGAACGTAAAACTTGCAGATTATTTCTCTAACCAGGATAACGCGCAACAGTTAAAAGCAAATGCAAGCAATGCTGACGTTAAGAATTACTTATCGAAAGAAGCTACAAGCGCGATTGACCGTTCATTTATCATTATCAGAAGCCGTATCGACGGATTTGGTGTGGTAAGTCCTAACATGCAGAAACAAGAAGGTACTAACCGTATCCTGATTGAGATGCCTGGTGTTCAGGATAAAGAAAGGGTTCATAAATTATTACAAGGTTCTGCAGAATTACAATTCTGGCAGGTGTATCAAAATGAAGAGGTTTACTCGATCATGGAGAACATCAACAAAACCCTTGCCTCTACTTTAAAAGACACTGCTACAGTAACAACTGTAAAAGATACTGCTGTAAAAGGAAAAAGTGCATTGGCTAACTTAGCTAAAAAAAGCACTACTGGTAAAGATTCTTCTGACTTAAAAACAAAAGAACTTTCTAAATCTAATCCATTATTCGCTTTATTAAATATCCCTACTTACCAGGATGAAAAAGGACAACCAGCTTTACGTCCTGGCCCAACTGTTGGATGGGTTGCACAAAAAGATACTGCTAAAGTAAACTCTTACTTCAGAAGACCAGAAGTTGTTTCTATCATTCCTCAGAGTTTCAAATTCATGTGGAGTGTAAGACCAATGGATGGTACTAAAGTTTTTGAACTTTACGCAATCAAATCTGTATCTCCGGATGGAAAACCTGATTTAGGTGGTGAAGCTATCAGCGATGCCCGTCATGATTACGATCAGAAAGGTAAACCTGAAGTGACCATGTACATGACTGGTGAAGGTGCACAGAAATGGAAAAAAATCACAGCTGAAGCTTCAGCCGATGCAAACAACAAAAAATCTATTGCTATCGTTCTGGATAACGCAGTT is a window encoding:
- a CDS encoding MBL fold metallo-hydrolase, whose protein sequence is MKISAAIVLLSLIFIQANGQSIIHPQAKLKIVNPSIIVLGNVQDGGSPHIGCTKACCKELFLNPDPTRMVSSLGVIDPENKLNWLFDATPDFTFQLKALGKASGFSTKEVPDGIFITHAHIGHYTGLMYLGREALNAKQVPVYAMPKMKSFLEHNGPWSQLVSLNNISIKPIQDGQINTLSSNIKVTAFKVPHRDEFSETAGYQIEGPNKKALFIPDIDKWSKWDKNILDEIKKVDYAFIDATFYDAIEMNNRPITEIPHPLVVESMELFKNLPLKEKDKIYFIHLNHTNPLLNPESGQTKIVLKSGFHIARYNDVFEL
- a CDS encoding SEL1-like repeat protein, producing MSHRVYLYNTSEPDAYNAQSIEMMEWGYELSILLHPLLVSDGRIIADGSFDVHLSFNPEEPEDSPVLFYHAAAGIENFKRFYNFIEKYQDELIDNVEAFRLAKERLFTYLDGLDQPYFLLNASDVFNMSEETHGDQAQEWLENIRYNNAILTNAMDTDDFTQLKLSLFSEFTGQGFKDFKALLNYEGFDYGWAMIDHPEPEDAGIFEENGLKGLKDGDGKILIAPVYEHIYDFSYDDIAVVSTGGQFGYINKSGQEFIKPQFDDAFDFEGDYAAVVKADQYGLIDKNGLIVVDFQYQDLTDILSDGSYFTARLNDKWGVIDIKNTILIPFEHEEPITSDDYGSTFTTPVPAKETKFIYTNRFVWLTEGDPHFVNSFNIPVESYLYELIKSENTTENLLYNDQAQLLISGYEKIKENLYTIFILKKQKKQGLINYKGELLLDFIYDKIEKLDLVLNEPSQVLYPAIPDEAKDEYCTFLKIKKGKKYGIYLSVGNFNQQITEICYDQIDVLNQTTLAVQQNGLWGMINPFGKSQSPVIYDFIISSNDHEDSCYAYKDNKVYLIHQEKITDADPQILQDYIDSNSEYGYYYFNADQATQLQAFINKDLPPGDSLYKQAKTLLATAKKADIAKAVKLFQEAVALNHAYSMNDLALIYEDADDLYPEYKNEEASFQLFLGSAKAGSVVGMYNTGLCYSAGMGIPPDELQMCYWYTKAFEAGYQPAAFKLGTYYYDLMPRSPENYELALKYYLIAEKEGESVAVELGWLYNHLGNTVKALSYLVKAAADNESYAHWQLGTYAQDGIEMKVNIPLAIDRYKKAAELGYEEANLNLYEVYTYVPGFENKVLAEEYSRKLKASGFEIPVAKQTLLDKFINIFKGKK
- a CDS encoding trans-sulfuration enzyme family protein, with the translated sequence MQEDNFETLAIRLQTERSQYKEHSVPLYLTSSYKFDDSEEMRALFANEKEGNVYSRYANPNTSELIEKMAALEGAETGWVTATGMAAIFTTFATFLSAGDHILSSRSVFGSSHQLLNGIFPKWNISYTYADLDKKEQWENGIQANTKVIFVETPSNPGIDIIDLEWIGQLAKKHGILLIVDNCFATPYLQQPLKYGADISIHSATKFIDGQGRTLGGVILGSDKLIRQIEGFARHSGPAMSPFNAWILSKSLETLAVRMDRHCESALKVAEFLEAHAKVKQVRYPFLPSHPQYDIAKKQMKLGGGIVTLTINGGVKAAGSFMDKLKMFSISANLGDTRSIATHPATSTHAKLTEEERLQVGIEQGTVRLSIGLEHINDIIADIEQALS
- a CDS encoding OsmC family protein — its product is MEINLIRKSGLFNFEAENSGGKTVELDANPKIGGEGKGFRPMEMLLVGLGGCSGIDVVNVLTKQKEPLNDIKIKINATRKDEEVPPIFEVIDIHFDLYGNLNEQKVERALALTFDKYCSVSNILGRSATINFSYTIHN
- the ispE gene encoding 4-(cytidine 5'-diphospho)-2-C-methyl-D-erythritol kinase, encoding MLAFANAKINLGLNVIEKRADGYHNLETVFYPVKLYDVVEITDAAEVSCQIRGIDIPGEMTDNICLSAFNLIQKNFDIPAQQITLLKNIPVGAGLGGGSADAAFLIKLLNAKFKLGLTAQVMEDYAGELGADCPFFIKNEPVFATGKGDQFSPVNIDLSGYFMVLVKPAVHVSTAAAFGTLQPAFPETGLKELIQLPVSEWKKSLKNDFEQSVFSKYPEISQIKEQLYLAGATFALMSGSGSSVFAIFEEAVTLPQLEKDNKVFYNI
- a CDS encoding thymidylate synthase yields the protein MKQYLDLMQYVLDHGAQKHDRTGTGTISTFGYQMRFNLQEGFPMVTTKKLHLKSIIHELIWFLKGDTNIKYLKDNNVKIWDEWADENGNLGPVYGSQWRSWPTPDGRLIDQISNIIHTLKTNPDSRRIIVSAWNVADIDQMALPPCHALFQFYVADGKLSCQLYQRSADIFLGVPFNIASYALLTMMVAQVCNLEYGEFIHTLGDAHLYNNHIEQAKLQLSRDTKTLPVMEINPEVKDIFSFRFEDFNLKNYEPHPHIKGAVAV
- a CDS encoding dihydrofolate reductase, translating into MIVSIIVAIAENNGIGKNNQLLWHLPGDLKHFKDTTSGHTVIMGRKTFDSVGKPLPKRRNLVITRTAGLEIPGVEVVNTLEEAIALCDPDEEVFIVGGAQIYKMAMDITDKIYLTVVKGHFDADTFFPAIDPDNWKEESSNSYGPDEKNNIGYTISTLVRK